The Penaeus vannamei isolate JL-2024 chromosome 39, ASM4276789v1, whole genome shotgun sequence genome window below encodes:
- the Tgt gene encoding queuine tRNA-ribosyltransferase catalytic subunit 1 isoform X1: protein MAAAATSSALSGAPSVAASLVSSSSTSPALGFKILAECSKSKARTSLMKLPHYTVELPMFMPVGTQGTMKGLLPQQVKDAKAQLILGNTYHLGTRPGKDLLNKFEGLHNFMQWDRALLTDSGGFQMVSLLELAEITEEGVKFKSPYDGSECMLTPEESIEIQNAIGADIMMQLDDVVDVKETDYERFKTATYRTTRWLDRCMKANKNPDRQNLFPIIQGGLFPDLRKISLEQLIARDAPGYAIGGLSGGEDKDKFWPTIHLCTDHLPKNKPRYCMGVGFAVDLVVCCAMGVDMFDCVFPTRTARFGCALVDNGQINLKSREFMSDFIPIDEKCDCTTCQNYTRAYLHTIVTKETVACHLLSIHNIAYQMRLMKNIRESIKNGCFVEFVQDFMSTYYKNQEYPQWVVDCLAAVNITLKKSCSDSAQAPSADLEDLEDSEDSLWDLRTDFEKLSHTGYRNAILGDFEEEEAEGRLQGFRKAFQHQSNINPTSLLSKIDGFLIGCLIKCDLSEEQVDEAYKIQAEIKHSLELYYKPNSALFEKIMTDSEDAKAMSQRCSSECSCLNDNEVLIEEKVQSIVSRTRTFSKNVGWVLPPNI, encoded by the exons ATGGCAGCTGCTGCAACTTCTTCGGCCTTATCAGGTGCTCCTTCAGTGGCAGCTAGCCTCgtaagcagcagcagcaccagtcCAGCTTTAGGTTTCAAGATATTGGCAGAATGCAGTAAAAGCAAGGCTCGTACAAGTCTTATGAAACTGCCACATTATACAGTGGAGCTTCCTATGTTTATGCCTGTTGGAACACAG GGAACAATGAAAGGACTTCTTCCTCAGCAAGTAAAAGATGCAAAAGCCCAGCTGATTCTTGGAAATACTTACCATCTGGGAACTCGACCA GGCAAAGATCTGCTCAATAAGTTTGAAGGACTTCACAATTTCATGCAATGGGATCGTGCCTTGTTGACCGACTCGGGTGGCTTCCAGATGGTTTCATTGTTAGAACTTGCAGAAATTACTGAAGAAGGAGTGAAATTCAAATCTCCTTATGATG GTTCAGAATGCATGCTGACCCCAGAGGAAAGTATAGAAATCCAAAATGCCATTGGAGCGGATATAATGATGCAGCTTGATGATGTGGTGGACGTCAAAGAGACCGATTATGAACGATTCAAAACAGCAACTTATCG AACTACACGCTGGTTAGATCGATGCATGAAAGCCAACAAAAATCCCGATCGACAAAATTTGTTCCCAATCATCCAAGGTGGCCTTTTTCCAGATTTACGAAAAATATCTTTAGAACAGCTGATAGCAAGGGATGCCCCGGGTTATGCAATTGGTGGACTCAG TGGAGGCGAAGATAAGGACAAGTTTTGGCCGACTATCCACCTGTGTACAGACCATCTTCCAAAGAATAAACCGCGCTACTGCATGGGTGTTGGCTTTGCTGTTGACCTTGTTGTGTGTTGTGCAATGGGGGTGGATATGTTTGATTGTGTCTTTCCAACTAGAACTGCA AGGTTTGGATGTGCTCTTGTCGACAATGGTCAGATCAACCTAAAGTCTCGGGAGTTTATGAGTGATTTTATCCCTATCGATGAAAAATGTGATTGCACAACATGTCAGAACTACACTCGTGCTTATCTCCACACCATTGTGACCAAGGAAACTGTTGCCTGTCACCTGCTCTCCATTCATAACATTGCCTATCAG ATGAGACTGATGAAGAACATACGAGAGAGCATAAAAAATGGATGTTTTGTTGAGTTTGTGCAGGACTTCATGTCTACATACTACAAAAACCAGGAATATCCCCAGTGGGTCGTTGACTGTTTGGCAGCAGTAAACATAACCCTGAAAAA GAGTTGCAGTGACAGCGCACAAGCTCCATCAGCTGATTTGGAGGATTTAGAAGACAGTGAAGACAGCCTCTGGGACTTGCGTACCGATTTTGAAAAGTTAAGTCACACTGGCTACAGAAATGCTATTCTAGGGGACtttgaagaggaagaagcagaaggaagattACAAGGATTCCGAAAAGCATTTCAACATCAGTCCAACATTAATCCCACAAGTTTGCTTTCTAAGATTGATGGATTTCTAATTGGATGTTTGATTAAATGCGATTTGAGTGAAGAGCAGGTTGATGAAGCATATAAGATTCAAGCTGAAATAAAACACTCATTGGAATTATATTATAAACCAAATAGTGCATTGTTTGAGAAAATAATGACAGACAGTGAGGATGCCAAAGCTATGTCTCAACGTTGCTCAAGTGAGTGTTCTTGTCTAAATGACAACGAAGTCTTAATAGAAGAAAAAGTTCAGAGTATTGTCAGTAGAACTAGAACTTTCAGTAAAAATGTTGGATGGGTATTGCCACcaaatatatag
- the Tgt gene encoding queuine tRNA-ribosyltransferase catalytic subunit 1 isoform X2 translates to MAAAATSSALSGAPSVAASLVSSSSTSPALGFKILAECSKSKARTSLMKLPHYTVELPMFMPVGTQGTMKGLLPQQVKDAKAQLILGNTYHLGTRPGKDLLNKFEGLHNFMQWDRALLTDSGGFQMVSLLELAEITEEGVKFKSPYDGSECMLTPEESIEIQNAIGADIMMQLDDVVDVKETDYERFKTATYRTTRWLDRCMKANKNPDRQNLFPIIQGGLFPDLRKISLEQLIARDAPGYAIGGLSGGEDKDKFWPTIHLCTDHLPKNKPRYCMGVGFAVDLVVCCAMGVDMFDCVFPTRTARFGCALVDNGQINLKSREFMSDFIPIDEKCDCTTCQNYTRAYLHTIVTKETVACHLLSIHNIAYQMRLMKNIRESIKNGCFVEFVQDFMSTYYKNQEYPQWVVDCLAAVNITLKK, encoded by the exons ATGGCAGCTGCTGCAACTTCTTCGGCCTTATCAGGTGCTCCTTCAGTGGCAGCTAGCCTCgtaagcagcagcagcaccagtcCAGCTTTAGGTTTCAAGATATTGGCAGAATGCAGTAAAAGCAAGGCTCGTACAAGTCTTATGAAACTGCCACATTATACAGTGGAGCTTCCTATGTTTATGCCTGTTGGAACACAG GGAACAATGAAAGGACTTCTTCCTCAGCAAGTAAAAGATGCAAAAGCCCAGCTGATTCTTGGAAATACTTACCATCTGGGAACTCGACCA GGCAAAGATCTGCTCAATAAGTTTGAAGGACTTCACAATTTCATGCAATGGGATCGTGCCTTGTTGACCGACTCGGGTGGCTTCCAGATGGTTTCATTGTTAGAACTTGCAGAAATTACTGAAGAAGGAGTGAAATTCAAATCTCCTTATGATG GTTCAGAATGCATGCTGACCCCAGAGGAAAGTATAGAAATCCAAAATGCCATTGGAGCGGATATAATGATGCAGCTTGATGATGTGGTGGACGTCAAAGAGACCGATTATGAACGATTCAAAACAGCAACTTATCG AACTACACGCTGGTTAGATCGATGCATGAAAGCCAACAAAAATCCCGATCGACAAAATTTGTTCCCAATCATCCAAGGTGGCCTTTTTCCAGATTTACGAAAAATATCTTTAGAACAGCTGATAGCAAGGGATGCCCCGGGTTATGCAATTGGTGGACTCAG TGGAGGCGAAGATAAGGACAAGTTTTGGCCGACTATCCACCTGTGTACAGACCATCTTCCAAAGAATAAACCGCGCTACTGCATGGGTGTTGGCTTTGCTGTTGACCTTGTTGTGTGTTGTGCAATGGGGGTGGATATGTTTGATTGTGTCTTTCCAACTAGAACTGCA AGGTTTGGATGTGCTCTTGTCGACAATGGTCAGATCAACCTAAAGTCTCGGGAGTTTATGAGTGATTTTATCCCTATCGATGAAAAATGTGATTGCACAACATGTCAGAACTACACTCGTGCTTATCTCCACACCATTGTGACCAAGGAAACTGTTGCCTGTCACCTGCTCTCCATTCATAACATTGCCTATCAG ATGAGACTGATGAAGAACATACGAGAGAGCATAAAAAATGGATGTTTTGTTGAGTTTGTGCAGGACTTCATGTCTACATACTACAAAAACCAGGAATATCCCCAGTGGGTCGTTGACTGTTTGGCAGCAGTAAACATAACCCTGAAAAAATAA
- the Sbds gene encoding ribosome maturation protein SBDS, with product MHSDSHPIFISSGIPLSDTDGSDLPRSPSSAPQSSSFFPRFSLASSPERDPAATMSKGGGKIFTPTNQIRLTNIAVVRMKKGGKRFEIACYKNKVQSWRQKIEKDLDEVLQSETVFTNVSKGQVAKKEELLKCFKTEDQKQICLEILEKGELQVSDKERQANLESSMKEIASIVSDKCINPETKTPYTVTMIESAMKDLHFSVNPKRNNKQQALDVIKQLAGVIPIQRAQMKVRIFIPGKEAKKIKEKIVPMLNVESENFSPELEMIGLIDPGHFRLIEDLITSSTKGRAKIEVLSLKDLSDVGDTALT from the exons ATGCACTCGGATTCACACCCTATTTTCATCTCTTCTG GAATCCCTCTCAGTGACACGGACGGGTCGGACCTGCCAAGATCGCCCTCGTCAGCCCCTCAatcatcctccttttttccccgtttttcacTCGCTTCGTCACCCGAGAGGGACCCAGCCGCCACCATGAGCAAGGGCGGAGGCAAGATATTCACCCCCACCAACCAGATAAGACTGACAAACATCGCTGTGgtgaggatgaagaagggaggcaAGAGGTTCGAGATTGCGTGTTACAAGAATAAAGTGCAGAGTTGGAGGCAGAAGAT AGAGAAGGATCTCGACGAGGTTCTGCAGAGTGAGACTGTCTTCACCAATGTCTCAAAAGGACAGGTTGCCAAAAAGGAGGAACTGCTCAAGTGTTTCAAGACAGAAGACCAGAAGCAG ATATGCTTGGAAATCTTAGAAAAGGGGGAGTTGCAAGTATCAGATAAAGAGCGGCAGGCAAACCTGGAGTCATCTATGAAAGAGATTGCTTCTATTGTTTCAG ACAAGTGCATAAATCCAGAAACAAAGACGCCATACACGGTCACCATGATTGAGAGCGCCATGAAGGACTTGCACTTTTCGGTCAACCCGAAACGTAACAACAAGCAGCAAGCACTCGATGTCATCAAGCAACTAGCTGGG GTGATCCCCATCCAGAGGGCGCAGATGAAGGTCCGAATCTTCATCCCAGGGAAGGAAGCTAAGAAAATCAAGGAGAAGATCGTGCCCATGTTGAATGTGGAGAGTGAAAACTTTAGCCCAGAATTAGAGATG ATTGGGCTGATTGATCCAGGTCACTTCAGACTGATTGAGGACCTGATCACCTCATCAACAAAGGGCCGTGCAAAGATTGAAGTCCTGAGCTTGAAAGACCTCAGTGACGTGGGAGATACAGCTCTTACATAA
- the Remo gene encoding adhesion G protein-coupled receptor A3, whose amino-acid sequence MKTCVRRARPPTPRSSPPTATATALWIWLLCAALAVGAWADNAATHGRSEDWTEEAEPTEPADPCPMCDITQLPEDSVSARDPPVKVVCHDQLLITSFQDIWPHCLPPTTKQLDLSGSGLTRLPAGILSYLPNLEKLELRKNDISIIEPGAFANLTNLRKLDLSNNALVSLNSSQVAGLHKLLRLKLARNPLARLHEGLLDELGSLKILDLSQTELVCDCGLRWLAEASATKRVRVTVATKCFRPRDFNGTQFKKLQPENFQCHGPGLSVVELEPTLDQVVFAGDSLRLRCRVTSAEDNHRVWWARGDAHFQARRLGSSANYTDYLEPHHQHQQRGGAKFKTTYLPDAVESMVEIQELNNTHSGEWSCLVQGEKGNHTRTVSIYVIAHDTKYCPTNVTSNNRGSYVWPRTVAGVTVELECAGILPTHHREIKFSGRSPSSSLPAMRVAKHACTNEGSWHELDTSDCPFVSETTKILEQFASTNISASKTTLVDSIRSLSNFTRDRKILRDAMDIVFLAQTVEQYTNLQATLSGAKETATKLIDIVSSSMAATKELLNRAEILDGSCRRLLNCLWNVATSTPTLTRAATPHLEMHQFTRQPDSFSGLTCNWYRLNVHSTERHFRCNTNNYSKLFNSEDEILDAQIQVPSSLFSKEILKAANGSEEENPTAATSTVQLQFFVYDTANLFPRVLAGGSDTWEVTSPVIGARIGNQEEEMLLEDGVYITLRSAIHSHNIMPVWWKENVAGKHGNWTSEGCKIVRMHNSLIVFHCDRLAHFGLLQDMAALHRNQAGARGAEFRLSAPGVYVGSAVCILFLMASIVTWAAHHHRIATMNKNKHSLMNTWIALLLLVTMFTVGVYQTENQQLCQGIGVALHYLTTCVLLWIIVTVTNLYKKVTKALRPPVPIEEPPPDVPLPPKPMLRFYLVGWGIALILCGISAAVNLQQYAGYSYCFLAWGPSLGAFYAPTAALAFILSTFFLLTDCMLRSLRANYAEGTGATETTELELLDANSPNSENVNGPGEEEMSIASRDTTVSVSDGQHSPLTQLRAHVVTLLLFILTWAAAAITTAAPFASVIPHHTTIFSIIYAICASSLGIFIFVFFCFSRNDVWEAWRECNCSFSPQRKEEEEAHLTTPANNTGANHVMPSNNQPRGPVGAPSTHSLESSHTHQTNKSSSVSHSILTSNKPESLSKATNNLQLLSFGTMTNDLHYAPEIFYNPKQVGVAKRFFQKQRLKQMVKQNNLEINRTDSDCNSTVYKPKMSRAINSESSNSNFDPSCLGASSKVNNTNIHVDSMYGYIPTEFQKGGGKHANKDPTPEVLCVLGPSSTDSKITDLYPTMPHERPIDIDRGWSTIPRKPRAFMEEPLSPMRRGGSFPSIVEEGHLTSQATSQSSALEQLHFLPQEQLEQQQLFSYPILGQVSPMTQQLVQYHNPRHLQPHLDGEAHTHRNRNSFNSDLTERSDITGLSRGTDHSRIGRHHKHRSGRDRPRCKPRRKPPRPRGNCAHDEKDDWTEDNTSPIIINHLPSGEHGLQSSESEKDGGPHQFMSYPQHVHAISPPSTQRATLQAGLDSLNSVLPAEQTGEMLCIDMTWPHVMNSGLPGNKHGRVRPDKANGHSYSPNLDEVGMCCGVNHGEEGDCVAWDSECGEVYWCDGGGEERVSVCEVSGCENSSMCDGACGTRGDLCGSQSSDGGTSVGGASVDPAVGTSPRGSVNISDSPYDSPLHRLHQNTPDSGSLDSGLLGSPGRPPYEQELANSGPIHSTPKDGMTLSTNHLSEYDQYVYNDGNSVPNAAVVQDNNSNVSDSHKDLNDFYYPDTSESSYPEANYSCSQEVNESCSPEVSNSCGSEMIDSCTPEVTGSCSPELIDSCTPEVNTADSSGNSVFYLTTSSVETVLRNGEKCDDDREFSDKENSDNNDNRENMNDNENNDNEKSETDNDRNTEQNSESNPKRETCV is encoded by the exons ggACCTCAGCAACAACGCCCTGGTCAGCCTCAACTCGTCGCAGGTGGCGGGGCTCCACAAACTCCTGCGCTT AAAATTGGCTCGGAACCCCCTGGCGCGCCTGCACGAGGGTCTGCTGGACGAGCTGGGGAGCCTCAAGATCCT CGACCTGTCCCAGACGGAGCTGGTGTGCGACTGCGGGCTGCGGTGGCTGGCGGAGGCGTCGGCGACCAAGCGGGTGCGCGTCACGGTGGCCACCAAGTGCTTCCGGCCGAGGGACTTCAACGGCACGCAGTTCAAGAAGCTGCAGCCGGAGAACTTCCAGTGCC aTGGTCCAGGGCTGTCTGTGGTGGAGCTAGAGCCAACGTTAGACCAGGTGGTGTTTGCAGGAGACTCACTCCGCCTCCGGTGCCGAGTCACAAGTGCAGAGGATAACCACCGCGTGTGGTGGGCACGTGGGGACGCTCACTTCCAGGCCAGGCGGCTAGGGAGCTCTGCTAACTACACGGACTATCTGGAacctcaccaccagcaccagcaacgTGGTGGAGCAAAGTTCAAAACGACCTACTTACCAGATGCTGTTgaaag CATGGTTGAAATACAAGAACTAAATAACACACACAGTGGAGAGTGGTCTTGCCTGGTACAGGGTGAGAAGGGTAACCACACTCGTACTGTCAGTATATACGTCATTGCTCATGACACCAAATACTGCCCTACTAACG TGACAAGCAATAACCGTGGGTCATATGTATGGCCTAGAACAGTTGCTGGGGTCACTGTAGAGTTGGAGTGTGCAGGGATATTACCAACACATCATAGGGAGATCAAGTTCTCTGGCAGGTCCCCTTCATCATCACTTCCAGCTATGCGAGTTGCTAAGCATGCTTGCACCAATGAGGGCTCTTGGCACGAGTTGGATACATCTGACTGCCCTTTTGTGTCAGAGACAACAAAGATACTAGAGCAGTTTGCATCCACAAACATCTCAGCAAGCAAGACAACACTTGTTGATAGCATTAGGAGTCTGAGTAACTTTACTCGTGACAGAAAGATCTTGAGGGATGCCATGGATATAGTATTCTTAGCACAGACAGTGGAACAGTACACAAACCTTCAAGCTACACTCAGTGGAGCCAAGGAAACTGCCACAAAGTTGATTGATATCGTCAGTTCTTCAATGGCAGCAACAAAAG AGTTGCTCAACAGAGCAGAGATATTAGATGGGTCTTGCCGGAGATTGCTGAACTGCTTATGGAATGTTGCCACATCTACTCCTACGCTTACCAGAGCAGCTACACCCCACCTGGAAATGCATCAGTTCACCAGGCAGCCAGATAGCTTCTCCGGTCTCACCTGTAACTGGTATAGGCTCAACGTGCACTCCACAGAGAGACACTTCCGGTGCAATACAAATAATTACTCTAAGCTTTTTAA TAGTGAAGACGAAATTCTGGATGCCCAGATCCAAGTACCATCAAGCCTTTTCTCCAAAGAAATACTCAAGGCAGCCAATGGGTCAGAGGAAGAAAATCCTACGGCAGCAACAAGCACAGTGCAGCTCCAGTTCTTTGTTTACGACACGGCAAATCTTTTTCCTAGAGTGTTAGCTGGAGGTTCTGATACTTGGGAAGTGACTTCGCCCGTTATTGGTGCTAGGATAGGCAACCAGGAGGAGGAAATGTTATTAGAGGATGGAGTTTACATCACTCTGCGGTCAGCTATTCATAGTCATAATATTATGCCAGTTTGGTGGAAAGAAAATGTTGCTGGTAAGCATGGCAACTGGACCAGTGAGGGTTGCAAGATTGTACGTATGCATAACTCTCTTATTGTTTTCCACTGTGATAGATTAGCGCATTTTGGACTTTTACAGGATATGGCAGCTTTGCACAGAAATCAGGCTGGTGCCAGAGGAGCTGAGTTCAGGCTGAGTGCTCCTGGTGTGTATGTTGGCAGTGCTGTTTGCATTTTATTCTTGATGGCTTCTATTGTTACTTGGGCAGCTCACCATCATCGAATAGCAACCATGAACAAAAATAAGCATTCATTAATGAACACCTGGATTGCCCTCCTGTTATTGGTGACCATGTTTACTGTTGGAGTTTACCAAACTGAAAATCAGCAGTTGTGTCAAGGCATTGGTGTTGCACTTCATTACCTAACAACATGCGTCTTATTGTGGATCATTGTGACTGTCACAAACTTATATAAAAAGGTTACTAAAGCTTTACGGCCACCTGTTCCAATAGAGGAACCGCCTCCGGACGTACCACTCCCACCAAAGCCAATGTTGCGATTTTATCTCGTAGGATGGGGGATTGCGCTCATACTCTGTGGTATTTCAGCAGCTGTCAACCTTCAGCAGTATGCAGGCTACAGCTACTGCTTTTTAGCATGGGGTCCTAGTCTTGGGGCATTCTATGCTCCTACAGCTGCCCTTGCTTTTAttctttctaccttcttcttGTTAACTGACTGCATGTTGAGGTCTCTAAGAGCAAACTATGCTGAAGGGACTGGGGCAACAGAAACAACAGAGCTGGAGCTGTTAGATGCTAATTCACCCAATTCTGAGAATGTTAATGGACCTGGTGAAGAGGAAATGAGTATTGCTTCACGGGATACAACTGTTAGTGTATCAGATGGGCAGCATAGTCCCCTGACCCAGTTGAGGGCTCATGTAGTTacacttcttctttttattcttacatGGGCTGCTGCAGCAATTACAACTGCAGCTCCATTTGCATCAGTTATTCCTCATCACACAACCATTTTCAGCATCATTTATGCTATATGTGCTAGCAGTCTGGGTAtatttattttcgtcttcttttgctTCAGTCGGAACGATGTCTGGGAGGCATGGCGTGAGTGCAACTGTTCATTCAGTcctcagagaaaagaagaagaagaagcacattTGACAACTCCTGCCAACAATACTGGTGCTAACCATGTGATGCCATCCAACAATCAGCCACGAGGGCCGGTGGGTGCACCCAGCACTCACAGCCTCGAGTCTTCACACActcaccaaacaaacaaatcctcCTCCGTGTCACACAGTATTCTGACATCAAATAAGCCAGAGAGCCTAAGCAAAGCAACAAATAATTTACAGTTGCTGAGCTTTGGAACTATGACCAATGATCTCCACTATGCACCAGAAATTTTCTATAATCCTAAACAAGTGGGTGTTGCAAAAAGGTTCTTCCAGAAACAGCGGTTAAAGCAGATGGTGAAGCAGAACAATTTGGAGATAAATAGAACTGACAGTGATTGTAATTCTACTGTCTATAAACCTAAAATGTCCAGAGCTATTAATTCTGAGTCTAGCAATTCAAATTTTGACCCATCTTGTCTCGGTGCTTCAAGTAAGGTAAACAACACTAATATACATGTAGATtctatgtatggttatataccAACTGAATtccaaaaggggggaggaaagcatGCCAATAAAGATCCAACCCCAGAAGTTTTGTGCGTTTTAGGCCCAAGTAGTACAGATAGCAAAATTACCGACCTTTACCCTACAATGCCACATGAGAGACCTATTGACATAGATAGAGGATGGTCAACCATACCACGCAAACCTCGAGCATTTATGGAGGAACCTTTGAGCCCGATGAGAAGGGGTGGATCCTTCCCAAGTATTGTTGAAGAGGGACATTTAACATCACAAGCCACCAGCCAAAGCTCTGCCCTTGAACAGCTGCATTTTCTGCCTCAGGAGCAGTTAGAGCAGCAGCAATTATTCAGTTATCCAATCTTGGGTCAAGTGTCACCAATGACACAACAGCTAGTTCAGTATCACAATCCAAGACATCTTCAACCACACTTAGATGGagaagcacatacacatagaaatagaAATTCCTTCAATTCAGATTTGACAGAGAGATCAGATATAACAGGATTGTCCAGGGGCACTGACCACTCCCGCATTGGGCGACACCATAAGCATCGTTCAGGAAGAGATAGACCAAGATGTAAGCCAAGGCGGAAACCACCAAGACCAAGAGGCAATTGTGCACATGATGAGAAAGATGACTGGACAGAAGATAATACCTCGCCTATTATTATAAATCACCTACCCTCTGGAGAGCATGGCCTGCAGTCCTCAGAATCAGAAAAGGATGGAGGTCCCCACCAGTTTATGTCATACCCCCAACATGTTCATGCTATTTCTCCACCAAGTACCCAGAGAGCAACTCTCCAAGCTGGCCTTGATTCGCTCAACTCAGTTTTGCCAGCAGAACAGACAGGGGAAATGCTGTGTATTGACATGACTTGGCCTCATGTCATGAACTCAGGACTACCTGGGAATAAGCATGGAAGAGTTAGACCAGATAAAGCCAATGGCCATAGCTATTCTCCAAACCTAGATGAAGTGGGAATGTGTTGTGGAGTGAACCATGGTGAGGAAGGAGATTGTGTGGCTTGGGATAGTGAATGTGGTGAGGTCTACTggtgtgatggcggtggtgaagaGAGAGTAAGTGTTTGTGAAGTTAGTGGATGTGAAAATTCAAGTATGTGTGATGGAGCTTGTGGAACTCGAGGTGATCTGTGTGGGAGTCAGAGTAGTGATGGTGGAACTAGTGTTGGGGGTGCCAGTGTAGATCCAGCTGTTGGCACTAGTCCTCGTGGAAGTGTTAATATATCTGATTCCCCGTATGATTCACCATTGCATCGACTCCATCAAAACACCCCAGACAGTGGTTCTTTAGATTCAGGACTCCTCGGTTCACCAGGAAGGCCACCATATGAACAAGAGCTTGCCAACAGTGGGCCTATTCATAGCACACCCAAAGATGGGATGACTCTGTCCACAAACCATCTTTCAGAATATGATcagtatgtatataatgatggaaattcaGTACCAAATGCTGCAGTTGTACAAGATAACAATTCAAATGTTAGTGACTCCCATAAAGATCTGAATGACTTTTATTATCCAGATACTAGTGAGTCAAGTTATCCAGAGGCAAACTATTCCTGTTCCCAGGAAGTGAATGAGTCTTGTAGTCCAGAAGTAAGTAATTCTTGTGGTTCAGAAATGATTGATTCTTGCACTCCTGAAGTGACTGGTTCTTGCAGTCCCGAGTTGATTGACTCTTGCACTCCAGAAGTAAATACAGCCGATTCATCTGGGAATTCTGTCTTCTACCTTACTACGAGTTCTGTTGAAACAGTTTTAAGAAATGGtgaaaaatgtgatgatgatagagagtttagtgacaaagaaaatagtgataataatgataatagagaaaacatgaatgataatgaaaataatgacaatgaaaaaagtgagactgacaatgatagaaatactgAACAAAACTCTGAATCAAATCCCAAGAGAGAGACTTGTGTATAG